CGCCAGCAGCAAAGATGGCTGCCAGGGCCTGGGCCGGGGCTTAAGATGGCCGCCAGCGGGCGGAGGGCGGGCCCTAAGATGGCCGCCACCTGttaaaggggggtggggggggcgtgGCCAAGATGGCCGCCGCTGTGAcgcgccctcccctcccctccccccgcaggcggcgcagccccccgccctcccctcccccccccggcttCCCCCtggcccgccccccgccgccgccgccctaCCTGGTGagtgcccctcccccccccgcccctcccccgcccccttccccacagcggtgggggagggggcgggccCCCGGCTgaccccgcccctcccccccagttGGCCTCCCCCCCCCTacagccccttccccgccgAGTACCTGGCCCCCGAGGCGCCCCACCCCCacgcgccccgccccggccccgcccgccgccccaaGGGCTCCCGGCGCTGCAGGTACGGGGGGAGGGGCGCTGGGGGGCACCTGGGGGTCACGGGGCGCTTGGGGGATGGGGAGGTCACTTGGGGGTCacttgggggctgggggggcacctGGGGGTCACGGGGcgcttggggggtgggggggtcacTTGGGGGTCacttgggggctgggggggcacttgggggtcACGGGGcgcttggggggtggggaggtcACTTTGGGGGTCACTTGGGGGCTGGGAGGTgcttgggggctggggggggcacttgggggtcACGGGGcgcttgggggggtggggaggtcACTTGGGGGTCACTtgggggctgggagctgcttggggggctggggggcacttgggggtcACGGGGcgcttggggggtgggggggtcacTTGGGGGGTCACTTGGGGGCTGGGAGGTacttggggggctgggggggcacttgggggtcACGGGGcgctgggggctgggggtgggggggtcacTTGGGGGTCACTTGGGGGCTGGGAGGTacttggggggctgggggggcacttgggggtcACGGGGcgcttggggggtgggggggtcacTTGGGGGTCACTTgggggctgggaggtgctggggggctgggggggcacttgggggtcACGGGgccttgggggggtggggaggtcACTTGGGGGTCATTTGGGGGGGTAGGAGATACTTGGGGGTCACGCGGtgcttggggggctgggggcaggctTGGGGGTGGGAGGTACTTGGGGGTCACAGTGCGCTtgggggggcacttgggggtcTGGGAGGTATTTGGGGATCACGGGGtgcttggggggctggggggcacttagggggctggagcacttggagggctggggggggcacttggggggcaCCACGGGGGCAGTTgtgggcttgggggggggggggtcattTGGGGGTCacttggggggtgggagggtagTTAGGGGTCACAGGGcatttggggggctgggggggtcacttggggggctgggaggggtcACAATGGGGtactggggggctggggggtagTTGGGGTCAAGGGGGCAGTCGGAGGgacttgggggggtgggggggttgctTAGGGGTCACAGGGGTACTTGTGGGTCACAGGGAGGGTGGTTGTGGGTCACaagggggcactgggggtcaCAGAGGCACttggggggtcatggggggcacttgggggtcACAGGGGGCAGTTGTGGGCACTTGGGGGGCCACAGGGGACACTTGGGGGTACAGGGGCAGTTGTGGCCCACGAGGCAGGGCGTTCGGGGCACTTGGGGGTCACAGGGGCAGTTGTGGGTCACAGGAGACACTTGGGGTCACAGCGGATACTTGGGGGTCACGGGTGGGGTCAGCAGGGGCACTTGTGGGGCTCTGGGGGTCACAGGGGCAGTTGTGGGTCACAGGAGACACTTGGGGGTCACAGGGTGGGGGTCGCAGGGGCACTTGTGGGGTACTTGGGGGGTCACAGAGGACACTTGGGGGGTCGCAGGGGCACTTGTCGGTCAGAGGGAACACTTGGGGGTCACAGGAGCACTTGGGGGTCACAGGGGACACTTGGGTGGTCCAGGGTGGGGGTCACAGGGGCACATGCGGGGCACTTGGGGGGTCACAggggggcacttgggggtcccagaggACACTTGGGTGTCACGGGGCGGGGGGTTACAGGGGCACTTGTGGGGCGCTTGTGGGGGCACTTGGGGGGTCACggggggcacttgggggtcACAGGGGCACGTGGGGGTCACGGGGTGGGGATCGCAGGGGCAGCCGTGGGTCACGGGGCAGTTGTGGGGCACTGGCAGGCCCCtgacccccgcccccccacccccccgcagctgccccccaccccccccgctgcccttcccctcgggggcgggggccgggggcgcccctcccccccgccgctggCGCCCCCCaagggcccccccccccgtgcccagcACCGTGCCCCGGCGCATGCTCAGCGACGCGGGGGAGGGCAGCGGCGACGACGCCCTGGACGGGGACGACGAGCTCGTCATCGACATCCCCGAGGTGACCCACGGCGCGACCCACGGCCCACGACCTCTGACCCATGGGCTCCGACCTCTGACCCACGGCCCCCGACCTCTGACCCACGGTGTGACCCACGGGCCACGATCTCTGACCCATGGGCTCCGACCTCTGACCCACAGCGTGACCCACGGCCCCCGACCTCTGACCCACGGCCCCCGATCTCTGACCCACGGCCCCCGACCTCTGACTCACGGCCTGACCCATGGCTCCCAATCTCTGACCCATGGCCCCCGACCTCTGACCCACGGCCCCCAACCTCTGACCCCCAGTGTGACCCACGGCTCCCGACCTCTGACCCACAGCGTGACCCATGGCCCCCGACCTCTGACCCACAGCGTGACCCATGGCCCCCGACCTCTGACCCACGGCGTGGCCCATGGCCCCCGAACTCTGACCCACGGCCCCCAACCTCTGACCCCCGGCGCGACCCACAGGCCACGACCTCTGACCCACGGCCCCCGATCTCTGACCCACGGCCCCACCCATGGCCTGACCCACAGTGTGACCCACGGCCTGACCCATGGCTCCCAATCTCTGACCCATGGCCCCCGACCTCTGACCCACGGCCCCCAACCTCTGACCCCCAGTGTGACCCACGGCCCCCGACCTCTGACCCACGGCGTGACCCACGGCCCCCGAGCTCTGACCCACAGCCCCGCCCACAGCCCCCAACGTCCGACCCACCGGCGCGACCCATGGCCCGACCCCCAACCCCGAGGTCGCGACCCCCGGCTGTGGGTGGGGGAGGGGCAGCGAGCGcggtggaaaaaaaaggaaaaggaaaaaaaacaaaaaaaaaaaaaacacaaaaaaaacaagaaattgTGGCACGGCGCTGCTGGGGGGTGGaatttgggggagaaaaaatacaatttggggaaaaaaatcacaatttgagttaaaaaaatcacaatttggggggaaaaaatgcagaatttggggtgaggaaaaaatgcacaatttggggaaaaaacccacaatttgggggaaaaaagccccataatttggggaaaatatgCACAATTGTTAGGAAAAAGCACACAAttgagggaaaaacaaaaatttttggaaaaaactTTGGGGGGATaaaaattttgggaaaaaaacccacaatttggaggagaaaacacaatttggggaaaaaaccacatttGGGGGAAAACCACTTAcaatttttggggaaaaaaaccccaaaatttggggaaaaaaacaaaattggggtggggggggaacaaaatttttttggggaaaaaagcacaattATGGGGGAAACAAAAATTCCTCCTgaaatttggggggggaaaaccagaatttttgAGAGGAAACCCCAAGATTTTGAGGGAAAACTCCAAAATTTTGAGGGAAATCCCAAAATTTTAGTGGAAAATCcagaactgggggggggggaggggcgggtgTGCCACCCCGCGCGTCGTGGGCGGGGCGATGACGTCACCCCGCgtggccccgccccctcgcTGACCCCGCCCCCCCCATGACGCGCAGTGGGCGGAGCCGGAGGCGCCGAGCGTTTATTGGGCGTcgctccccccccctccccccccccctccccccccattgGCGCGCGGTACAAAatcccgccccgcccccccccgccgcgccgagGGGCGGGGCCACGGCCACGCCGTggggcagcgcccgccccaTAGCACCGTGGGGCTGCCCCCATAGCGCCCTGGCCCCGCCCCATAGCGCCGTGGGGCTCCTCGTCTCCGCCGGATCCTCTTcaccgtggggctgggggggcggggaggggtcGCTGTGGGGCCCGGCACTGCTGTGGGGCTcggggatgctgtggggctggaggtCGCCGTGGGGCTCCAGGTCGCCGTGGGGCTCCAGGATGCCGTGGGGCCTGGAGATCTCCGTGGGGCTGGAGGTCACCATGGGGCCCATCGCTGCCGTGGGGCTCCAGGTCGCCATGGGGCTGGAGATCGCCATGGGGCTGGAGCTCGCTGTGGGGCTGGAGGTCGCCATGGGGCTCCAGGACGCCGTGGGGCCCGTCACCGCTGTGGGGCTCCAAGTCGCCGTGGGGCTGGAGGTCGCCGTGGGGCTCCAGGACGCCGTGGGGCCCGTCACCGCCGGCGAGGCTCCAGGTCGCCGTGGGGCTCGGGGATGCCGTGGGGCTGAAGGTCGCCGTGGGGCCCGTCGCCGTGGGCTGGGGGTCGCcgtggggcggggcgggcgccccCCTCACCAGGGCTGGCTGACGCCGGGCGCCCCCTCCATGGGGAGCACGGCcacggcgggggcgggggggccgggggccgccaTGGGGCAGGGCTCGCCCGCACCTGTGGGGAGACGGCGTCACCCCACGGCCCTGCCCCCGCTATGGGGCAGGGCGCCCGGGCACCGCGGGGTGACCCCCAAGTAACCCCGCCCTGTGCTACGGGGCTGCCCCACAAGTACCCTCCACCCCGTGCTATGGGGCTGCCCCCCACataccccccacccccgtgcTATGGGGCTGCCCCCACAAGttaccccccacccccgcgcTATGGGGCTGCCCCACAAGTACCTCCCACCCTGCGCTATGGGGCAAGAtgagccccccccacccccagcgctgtcccctcccacccctcGCTATGGGGCAGGGCACCTGGGCTCCGTGGGGTGACCCCCAAGTAACCCCACCCCCGTGCTATGGGGCTGCCCCCTAAGtaccccccccccaccatgcTATGGGGCAGGGCTCCCGGGCTCCATGGGGCTGCCCCCCATCCCAGGCTCTATGGGCCTACCTCCTATCCCAGGCTCTATGGGGGCTGCCCCCCAAGTCCCCTCCGACACCCACGCTATGGGGCAAGACTCCAGGCTCTATGGGCCTACCTCCCATCCCAGCTCTATGGGGCTGCCCCCCAACTTCCCCCTGACACCACGCTATGGGGCAAGACGCCAGGCTCCATGGGGCTGCCCCCCAAGTCCCCTCCGACACCACGCTATGGGGCAGGGCTCCCAGGCTCTATGGGGCTGCCCCCCATCCCAGGCTCTATGGGGCTGCCCCCCCAACTTCCCCCTGACACCACGCTATGGGGCAGGGCTCCCAGGCTCTATGGGGCTGCCCCCCAAGTCCCCTCCGACACCACGCTATGGGGCAAGACTCCCAGGCTCTATGGGGCTGACCCCATCCCAGGCTctctggggctgccccccaACTTCCCCCTGACACCACGCTATGGGGCAGGGCTCCAGGCTCTATGGGGCTGCCCCCCAAGTCCCCTCCGACACCACGCTATGGGGCAAGACTCCCAGGCTCTATGGGGCTGACCCCATCCCAGGCTCTATGGGGCTGCCCCCCAAGTCCCCTCCGACACCACGCTATGGGGCAAGACTCCCAGGCTCTATGGGGCTGCCCCCCATCCCAGGCTCTATGGGGCTGCCCCCCAAGTCCCCTCCGACACCACGCTATGGGGCAAGACTCCCAGGCTCTATGGGCTGCCCCCCATCCCAGGCTctctggggctgccccccaAGCTCCCCcttccgccgccgccgcccccccgcgccccccatCCCGCGGGCCTTGCCTTGTGGGCGCGCGTCagcggagccggcggcggcggcggcggcagcggcggcggcggccccccctggggagcggggccctgggggccggggccggcgccgtGGGTCGCGCCGTGGGTCTGGAGGTGGCCGCTGAGCTGGGCGGGGGTCTTGCAGTGAACCCCGCAGAGTTTGCAGAgcaggcggcgggggcggggggccgccAGCCCGTGGTCCTTGGCCGCGTGCACCCCGCAGGTACGCCGCCGTGGCGAAGCCTGGGGGGGGCGGACGGAGAAGCGGCGTCAGACCCACGGcgcatggggcggggggggggcggggaggtgtgGGGCAGTGACCTACAGAGACCAAGAGCCATGGGGCGCTGCCCCATAGAGCCTGGGAGCCATGGGGTGGCGACCTATAGAGCCCGGGAGGTGTGGGGCAGCGCCCCATAGAGACCAAGAGCCATGGGTGGTGCCCCATAGAGCCCGGGAGGTGTGGGGTGGTGCCCCATAGAGCAGAGGAGCCATGGGGCTGTGCCCCATAGAGCCTGGGAGCCATGGGGTGCTGACCTGTAGAGCCTGGGAGGTGTGGGGCGCTGCCCCATAGAGCCTGGGAACTGTGGGGTGCTGACCTACAGAGCCTGGGAGCCATGGGGCTGTGCCCCATAGAGCCTGGAGCTGCGGGATGCTGCCCCATAGAGCAGAGGAGCCATGGGGGTGGTGACCTATAGAGCCTAGGAGGTGTGGGGTGGTGCCCCATAGAGCCTGGGAGCCATGGGGTGGTGACCTATAGAGCCTAGGAGGTGTGGGGTGGTGCCCCATAGAGCCTGGGAGCCATGGGGTGGTGACCTATAGTGCCTGGGACATGTGGGGCAGTGCCCCATAGAGCCTGGGAGCCGTGGGGCGTGTGCCCCATAGAGCCTGGGAGCCGTGGGGTGCTGCCCCATAGAGCCTGGGAGCCATGGGTGCTGCCCCATAGACCCTGTGCCCCATAGAGCCCGTGCCCCACGGCAATGGCAGCCCTACCTGTGCCGGTGACCCCGTGCCCCACGCAGCCTGTGCCCCATAGAGCCTGCGCCCCATAGAGCCTGCGCCCCACAGATCGCTGCCCCACAGGGAGAGGAACCCTCTGCCCCACGGAGCCGGGAGATCCAACCCTACCCTGAGCCATCGCCCCCGAACCGAGCCCCTCACTGCTCCCTGTGCCCCATagcctgccccatggctgccccacagctgccccacggcgccTGCCCCACAGGGACACCATCCCTACATAGGAACAGCCGGGAGAACCAACCCTACCCCAAAGTGAACCCCGAACCGAGCCCCTCACTGCTCCCCATGCCCCATAGCCTGCCCCATggcctgccccacagctgccccacagcgCCTGCCCCACAGGAACATGATCCCTACACAGGGACAGCCGGGAGAACCAACCCtaccccaaaccaacccccaaacccaacccctgACTGCTCCCCATGCCCCAtagcctgccccacagctgccccacagctgccccacggTGCCTGCCCCACAGGGCCGCCATCCCTACATAGGAACAGCCGGGAGAACCAACCCTACCCCGAGCCATCACCCCCCAAATGGAACCCCTCACTgctccctgtgccccacagcctgccccacagcctgccccacagcctgccccacaGCGCCTGCCCCACAGGAACGTGATCCCTACACAGGGACAGCCGGGAGAACCAACCCtaccccaaaccaacccccaaacccaacccctgACCGCTCCCTGTGCCCCATAGCCTGCCCCATggcctgccccacagctgccccacagctgccccacggcgccTGCCCCACAGGGCCGCCATCCCTACGTAGGAACAGCCGGGAGAACCAACCCTACCCCAAAGTGAACCCCCAAATGGAACCCCTCATTGCTCCCTGTGCCCCATAGCCTGCCCTAtagctgccccacagctgccccacagcgCCTGCCCCACAGAGACACCGTCGCTACATAGGAACCACTGGGAGAACCAACCCTACCCCGAGCCatcacccccaaacccaacccctgACCGCTCCCCACGCCCCGTAGCCTGCCCCAtagcctgccccacagctgccccacggTGCCTGCCCCACAGGGCCGCCATCCCTACGTAGGAACAGCCGGGAGAACCAACCCTACCCCGAGCCATCACCCCCAAATGGAACCCCTCATTGCTCCTgtgccccacagcctgccccacagcctgccccacagctgccccacagcgCCTGCCCCACAGGAACGTGATCCCTACACAGGGACAGCCGGGAGAACCAACCCtaccccaaaccaacccccaaacccaacccctgACCGCTCCCTGTGCCCCATAGCCTGCCCCATGGcctgcccacagctgccccacagctgccccacggcgccTGCCCCACAGGGCCGCCATCCCTACGTAGGAACAGCCGGGAGAACCAACCCTACCCCAAAGTGAACCCCCAAATGGAACCCCTCATTGCTCCCTGTGCCCCATAGCCTGCCCTAtagctgccccacagctgccccacagcgCCTGCCCCACAGAGACACCGTCGCTACATAGGAACCACTGGGAGAACCAACCCTACCCCGAGCCatcacccccaaacccaacccctgACCGCTCCCCACGCCCCGTAGCCTGCCCCAtagcctgccccacagctgccccacggTGCCTGCCCCACGGTGCCTGCCCCACAGGGCCGCCATCCCTACGTAGGAACAGCCGGGAGAACCAACCCTACCCCGAGCCATCACCCCCAAATGGAACCCCTCATTgctccctgtgccccacagcctgccccacagcctgccccacagcctgccccacaGCGCCTGCCCCACAGGAACGTGATCCCTACACAGGGACAGCCGGGAGAACCAACCCTACCCCGAGCCATCACCCCCAAATGGAACCCCTCATTGCTCCCTGTGCCCCATAGCCTGCCCCATggcctgccccacagctgccccacagctgccccacggcgccTGCCCCACAGGGCTGCCATCCCTACGTAGGAACAGCCGGGAGAACCAACCCtaccccaaaccaacccccaaacccaacccctgACCGCTCCCCACGCCCCGtagcctgccccacagccccccgccccgccccacgGCGCCGGCCCCACGGCGCCCGCCCCCCCACCTTTGTTGCAGAGCTCGCAGACGTGGTTGGGCCCCTGGCTGTGGACCTTCATGTGGTCGGAGATGTAGGCGGCGCTGAGCATCTTCCCGCAGACGTGGCACGGCACCTTCTCCTCGTGCCGCACCGTGTGCGCCCGCAGCCGGTCCTTGGTGGCGAAGGCGGCCTCGCACGTCTGGGGCGGGGAGGAAGGCGTGGGGCGCGCCGTGGGGCGcgccgtggggcgggggggtggggggagggcaggggggggaggcggccccTACCTCGCACTTGAAGGGTCGCTCCGTGGAGTGGACCTGGCGCACGTGGCTGTTGAGGTggtcggggcctgggcggggggagagggcggGGCGCGGTCAGGGCGCGGCCGCCGGCGGCAACGGGGGCGATGGTGGGGCCAGCAGGGACGCCGTGACGGCCGGCGTCAGCGTGACCGCCAGCGCCGCCGGTGCCACCGTGGCCACCGGGACCACCGTGGCCACCGGCAGCATCATGGGCTCCAGCGTCACCGGTGCCACCAGTGCCACCATGGCCACCAGCGTCACCGTGGCCACCAGGCCCACCATGGCCACCAGCGTCACCATGACCAACAAACAGTGCCACCATGGCCACCAGCATCATCATGGCCACCAGCATCACCGTGGCCACCAGCGTCACCGTGGCCACCAGCGTCACCATGGCCACCAGTGCCACCATGGCCACCAGCGCCACTATGGCCACCAGCATCACCTTGGCCACCAGCATCATGGCCACCAGGCCCACCATGGCCACCAGCATCATCATGGCCACCAGCATCATCATGGCCACCAGTGCCACCATGGCCACCAGTGCCACCATGGCCACCAGGCCCACCATGGTCCCCACCGTCATGGCCACCGGGCCCACCATGGCCACCAGTGCCACCATGGCCACCAGCATCACTGGTGCCACCAGTGCCACCATGGCCACCAGCATCACCATGGCCACCAGCATCACCATGGCCACCAGCATCACCGTGGCCACCAGCGTCACCGTGGCCA
This is a stretch of genomic DNA from Pelecanus crispus isolate bPelCri1 unplaced genomic scaffold, bPelCri1.pri SCAFFOLD_407, whole genome shotgun sequence. It encodes these proteins:
- the INO80E gene encoding LOW QUALITY PROTEIN: INO80 complex subunit E (The sequence of the model RefSeq protein was modified relative to this genomic sequence to represent the inferred CDS: inserted 1 base in 1 codon; deleted 2 bases in 1 codon) — translated: MNGAAEPGGGGGGGYKRRYRALKRRLKLLLYEQECFQEELRRAQRKLLXVSRDKSFLLDRLLQYENVDDDSSDSEATASSDKQRRGGGQGAEPPPARAVGEGAGPRLTPPLPPSWPPPPYSPFPAEYLAPEAPHPHAPRPGPARRPKGSRRCRRAPPPVPSTVPRRMLSDAGEGSGDDALDGDDELVIDIPEVTHGATHGPRPLTHGLRPLTHGPRPLTHA